The genomic DNA TTCATCGTCTCGGCAGAACTCGTGCTCGTTGCGACGATCCTCGTCATCGGAATGATTGTCGGCCTTGCAGAGATCCAAAGCGCACTGGTTGCAGAGCTCAACGATGTCGCCGATGCCATCGGGTCGATCAATCAAAGCTACTTCTTCACCGGGTTCTCAGCTGAAAAAGGTTATGGTCAAGTGAAGTCCAAAACCTACGGTTCCACGTTTCAAGACATTCGCGATGAATGCGATGGAAACCAATGCGAACTCAGTTGCGACGATCCAGAAGGAGAAGGCTGGAAGTAACTTCCCATTGAGGGACCGACGCTTCTTGAGCAAGCTCAAACAAAAAACCGTCAGGGAATTCCTTGACGGTTTTTTTGATTCAAGATCCGGTCTACATCACGGATTCAACGAAGCTTGGGGTTAATAAACTCGCTTCCCGCCGAGCCACGTCTCCTTGACTTCAATCTCTTTGATCTCTTCAACGCGACACTCAAGAATATCTTGCTTGAGGATAATGAAGTCGGCGAGCTTACCCGATTCAAGGGAGCCTTTTTCCTTCTCTTCGAAAGTGAGATACGCATTATTGATTGTGTAAAGACGAATCGCTTGTTCGCGATTGATTCGTTGCTCGGGATGAAGAGGTTGGTCCGTCCAGCGTGGTTGACGAGTAAGTGTAATCCACATGCCCAGAAACGGATTGTAAGGGTTCACTGATCGTAGACCTCCGATTTTCTGCATGTGATCTGACCCGCCACCAACGACGACATTCTTCTGAAAGAGAGTCTGGTACGGCTGAAAGTATTCTGTCCTCTTATCGCCAAACTGCTTTTGGAGGGTGGCTCCATCGAGGAGCAACCACGCTGGCTGCAGGTCGGCAACGATGCCAATTTTCGCCATTCGGTCGATTGCATCCGCACTCATAAAGTTGCAATGTGTGATGCAAGGTCGGCCGTCTCGAACCGGAAAGTCGTCCGAGTTCACTCTTTCGTAAGCATCCACAAGAGCGTGAACCGCTCCATCGCCAACAGAGTGAGCTGTAATTTGAAGATCGTTTTCTAACGCGAGTTTTGCGATTTCATAGAGCCGGTCCGCTTCAATATATTTTGTGCCACGATAGTTGGGATCAGTGATCGAGTAGATCTCGCTGACGCCCCAGGGCTCTCGCATGTAGGCACTTCCTGTCAGCATTCCGCCGTCCAGAAACAGCTTGATTCCGCGAGACCAGAGCATGTTGTTGTACGCGTGAAGAGGGTCATCAGCCAGTCGTTTCATGCGGTCCGCAATCGATTCGCTGGTTCCGCTGGCACTGAACGCGCGATACGCATAGACGCGACAAGTCAGCTCGCCAGCCCCTTTAAGTTCTTGATACAACCCCATGCCGCTCGCCGATGTGTTCCGGTCGGAAATACTCGTCAGACCGACTTTGTTGTAGTCAGCGAGAAGTTCTTTAAGCCGGTTCTTCCGGTCGATGTCCGTCGGTTTCTTTTCTCCAGTCTCTCCCCGCTTCACTAACGAACCCGCCTTGCGAATGACACCAGTCGGCTCCCCCGATTCATCACGCTCAACGATGGCACCGTTCCCTTCAGGAACTTTGAATTCTTTGTCGATCTTGTTGGCTGCCAACGCGAGGGAGTTGAGTGCCGCGTCGGGACCGGTGCGAAAATAGACCGGATGATCGGGGGCCGCCTCATCCAATTCTGCGCGTGTTGGATATCGTTGTTCTCGCAAGCGTGTAATAAAAACTTGCGACAGGGAAATCCACTTTCCCTTCTCGACAACTTGTGTTCGCTCGCGGATATATTGAAGGACATCATCCATCGTTTCCATGACAGGTACGGGATGATCGAACTCAAACATCGACGCGCCCGTCGGATGAACATGCGAGTCGATCAAACCTGGAAGAACCGTTCTGCCTTGCAGATCGACAACCTTTGAGGTCTCGGTTTTCAGCTTAAGAATGTCGGCGTTTGAACCGACTCCAACAATTCGATCATCCTCAATTGCGAACGCTTCAGCGATTGAGAAATCGTCGTCGACGGTGACAATTTTTCCATTCACAAAAACGATGTCTGGCGCAGCTGCATAGACCGGAAGACAGCTCACAAGAAACAACGACAGACTGAGACAAATTTGATTCACAGCAACAGGCCTTATTCGAAAGCAGTTCACCATACGAACAACACGAACATGGCATGCTAGCAGGCAAGACGACGCCAGGTCAAAATCGAGCCGACTTAAGCGCGAGCTCACTCTGCTAACGAAGAGTCAGTTCCCGTTACGTAAACTCGAAAGTCGCTGTTTTGAAAATCTGGCTTTTGATCAATCGGCCCGAGTCGCTCGCAGATGAAAATCGTGGCTTCAGTGATCTTTGTGAGTTCTTGCAACTCTTCGCTTGAGATTCGACCATCGAGAAAGGATTGCTTTTTCCAAAGGACAATCGCCCAGCGGCGGCGGTTCCAGGCGATAATTGATTTCGCATCCTGTGGACAGTCTTTGTAGTTGACGTACTCAGCCCGGTCACAATACCACTTCACGGCCCATTGGTTTCCGAAGCTGTAAACCAATGCCGATTTCTCGGTGTTGTCATCAATCCACTGGCAAGCTTCAATCCAGTTCTGTCGCTTGGAAACAGACATTTTGCTGGGGTTTTGCTCGGAACCGGGAATGACGAGACCACTCCACGTCAGCAGAAGAGTGCAGCAGATAACGCTTCCGGTCTGCTTGGCTGGCGAAGCGAATTTCTTCTTAATCCAGCTCAGAAATGACTTCCCAACGGCAATGCTGAGAGCAACGGGAACCATTAAATCGGCAAGACGGAAGGGATAGAACTTGAGTGCCGAAATCCGCCATACATAACCGGGCATCTCTTTGATGGGGCGTGGTCCCCAACCGATCCAAACTCCGCAAGCGGCGATGATTAAACTCGAAAGAATCAACAGGTTCCACCAGCGATCGCTCTCGCGAACTTCTCGTTTTGGAATGAAAAGTATCCAGACGAAAATCATCGCAGCGAAGTATCGATAGGCGACCTTCGGAAATTTCATGGGGTCCAGATGATGCGAAAGGCGATGCCCAACTTGAAGAACTGTCGCGATTCGAGAAGCTTCCTGATCATCATTCAACACAGCCATTCCTGCGGAAATCAAGCCTGGGCTGGCAGCCACAAGAAAGAGAAACATCGAAAGCCCCCACACTTTCACACCGGGAACATTCTTACGGATGTTTTCTTTATCGCTGAGCAGAACAAAACCGAACGTTGCCATGACTGTTGCGAGTGTTCCCCAAACTCCCACGACTGGGTGAAAGGAAATCGCTAAGCCAGCCAGAAGCGCGCTCGATGGAAATCGAAGTATGATTACCTGCGAAATGGCCCAGAACAATAAACCGTAAGCGATCACTTTCGATTCAATACCGCCGACAAGCCATTCGCCCGACCAGTTTCCAGCAGATTGCAAGACGAAAAAGATGCTGAGTGAAACAACCGACGTCCACGCACTTTGAGACAGTCGAACACAAAGGAGGTGCCAACCGACCGCCAACGGGACGAGACCAATAACTCTTGCCATCACCGCAGTGGTATCGAGTGAGAAATATTTTGTGAGCCAGCCGAATGTGGCGTAAAAGACAAGATGCGGATTCGATGAAGTCAGGAAGATGTCCCGGCTGCACCAACTCGGATCCCAAAAGTGTTTGGCTTTGCACAAGTAGTGCGGCTCGTTGACTCCCGGAATGGGAACTCTCAGCAAAGAGAACAGAACAAGAAGGCCATAAGCGCAGAGTAATGCCGACCAAAAACCAACCCCGGCAAGTGCCGGGGAATGAGGCTCGGTTTTTGGAGTCGACAGCGACACAATTCGTTCGTCTCAAGAGTATTCGCTCGCCACAACGGCAGACTTTGAATTCAGCGAAAAATCAGTGTAAAAATCCCAGCGGGAAAATCGGAGAGGCACAGAACAGGACTCGCCCCTGTCCTTTTAAACGGTCTGCTTTAATTGATCTCCGTATCGTGTCACCACTGTTTTGTGCGGGACAAAGAAGAGAGGAATCGGGAATTGATCCCCCAGTCTCGCCTTCTTGAGATGTCTCGCAAGACTACTTTTTCTTTGCTTTCTTTTTGGCCGGTTTCTTCTTTTGAGCCTTTGCTGGTTTTTCAGCAGCAGGCTTAGCGGCAGCTTTCTTTTTCGTTGCTGCTTTTTTCTTTTTCTTACCAAAAATCTGATCCCAATTATCCCAGTATTCTGGGGTGGCACCGGTGCGTACAATTGGACCGCTCATTGCAGGTCTCTCCTGAAGTCTAAAATCGTTATCGTTTGGGCAGGTTGAAACGTCAACCCCCAGAAATGACATGTTTTATTGTGAATCCGGTCGATGTCAACAACGCCCGGGCTTGAGTGTAATCACTGGATTCGGTTAACTAGTATCATGAACTTTCACGAATTTGAACGCGAAAAAATTTTTCGAGGGATCTGGGACTCCGTTTCGATCGCCCGTCCTGTTCCGTATACATTATTCACTTTTGGCGATTCCGATCTCGAATACTACCTGATTGTCGATTCGGAACAACCGCACCAGCCAGTTGAAGTGAGTCGTGGTGTTGTTAAAGTCGCTCGGCCTGTGCTCATCACGCCGGAGAACAGTCATCCCGAGTTTCGGAATTTCTTCGAAGACAACGAATTCGGAGGAATGGTCGACTTCCTGATGTCTCGCACAGCAGCGTTTTCGAATCTGCAAATTGAAAACCACAAGCAAAAAGCGGAACTGCTCAGCGACAGTGTCGAAGAGATTGTTGCCCGATTGAACAAAACTCTCGACGACCAGGATGAGGACCGCATCGCGATTCTTACTGCTCCTTACAAACTGGGAGGGGTGGCTGTGCTGAAGTACGCGACTGATCGAATCATTGAAAGCGCCGCCGGCAACATTCAGGAGTTTCGAGAAAAAGGATTCCTGCCGTAGTTGAATCTGCACAAAGAGACTCAACCCAACCTGCGTCACACAACTCGGTTTTCCCCGGTGAATCACCGGGGATCGAATCGTTGGAGAAGATCGCCTAAGAGTTCTTCAACAGTTCGTGCAGAACCCTTGGTGGGGACATCGGGAGTTCGTTCATGCGGACTCCGACAGCGTTGTGGATGGCTGCATTGAGAGTTGCTGGCGGAGGACAGATCGGAACTTCACCGACTCCGCGAACGCCGTAAGGATGATCGGGATTCGGAACTTCCACGATGATGGCGTCGATGTTCGGTAAGTCGAAACAGGTCGGCATGCGATAGTCGAGGAAGTTGGCATTCATGAGCAGGCCATCTTTGTTGTAGACATACTCCTCGTTCAACCCCCAGCCAACGCCTTGAGCCACTCCACCCTGAATTTGTCCTTCGACATAAGCTGGGTGAATCGCTGTCCCGGCGTCCTGTGCTGCGGTGTATCGCAAGATTTCGACCTTCCCGGTGTCTGGATCAACTTCGATATCGGCACAATGGACGCCAAAAGCATTGCTTGAAGCGGGAGCGCTAATGCTCGCTGAGGCCGTAATCGATTCCCCGGTTGCGATGATTTTATTCGCGAGTTCAACAAAGGACATCTGTTTTCCATCGGGGCCAGCGATCGTTCCGTCGTCTTCATAGCGAACATCGGTCACGTCACATTCCCAGATCCGAGCTGCTCGCTCACACATTTGATCACGAATTTTCAAGCCCGCTTCATGAACAGCCATGCCTGTCGCCAAGGTCACCCGACTACCGCCTGTGACATCCGTGTAGCCGACACTGTCTGTATCTGCGACAATCGGCTGCACATCTTCCGCAGCGATTCCAAGCGTTTCTGCAAGCTGCATCGAAAGAGATGTTCGTGTCCCGCCAATGTCTGTTGAGCCTTCAATCAATGAGACTCTCCCGTCCGAGTTCACGTTGACTGTGACGCTCGATTTCAGTCCCGCGTTGAACCAGAATCCGGAACCGACTCCGCGTCCACGATTTGGACCTTCCAGTTTGGATTTGTAATGGTCGCTGTCCCTGATTGCTTCGAGGCATTCTACGAGACCAATTTTCGGATAGACCACACCATCTGGACGGCGTGTTCCTTCTTTGGCAGCGTTATCAATACGGAACTGAAGTGGATCAACGCTCAGCTTTTCCGCGATTTCATCAACAACCGCCTCAACTGCGAAGGCAGCGTTCGTCGAGCCAGGTGCGCGGTAGGCATTTGTGCGAGGCTTATTGACGCAGACGTCGTACCCTTCAACACGCGCGTTCGGAATGTCGTAGCAGGCGAGGATGCACATGCAACCAGCATTGACTGGCGAACCGGGATAGGCCCCCGCTTCATAAGCGAGATAAGCATCAGCCGCTATAAGTTTGCCGTTCGAGTCAGCTCCGAGCTTGACGCGGATATATGAACCGGGTGTCGGGCCGGTCGCTTGAAACACATCGGTCCTGTTCATTGTGACCTGAACGGGCCGACTCGATTTCTTTGAGAGCAACAGAGCCACCGGTTGCTCATAGACAGAGATCTTCCCACCAAATCCGCCACCAATTTCTGTCGGGACCACCTTGATCCATGTCAGAGGAATTTCGAGCAACTCAGCAAGCTGATGCCGAACGCTGAAGGCTCCCTGTGTACTGGTCCAGACAGTACAGCGACCATCCCCATGCCACAAAGCAGTTGAAGTGTGAGGCTCGATGTATCCTTGGTGAACGGTCGCTGTCCGAAACTCTTTTTCGATGACAACGTCTGCCTTCGAGAAAGCGTCTTCTGGGTCTCCCTGCTCATAAACATATTTGGCAGCGACGTTCGTCGGAGAATCAAAAATGGTCTCGCCGAATTCGACAGTTCGCACATCATCGTTGAGGACAGCAGCATCCGTTTGCATAGCATGCCGCACGTCGAGTTCGACCGGCAGCTTTTCAAATTCAATTTTGATCAGCTTTGCAGCTTCTTCAGCGATATGAATATTGTCTGCCGCCACCGCAGCAATCGCATGCCCCTGGTAAAGGACCTTATCCTTCGCGAGGACGTTTGCGCTCAAATGCCGCAAATTGACAGACCCTTCACCCAGTTCAGCGACTCGGTCACTCGCTGCGGGAAGATCCGCACCAGTCACGACGGCATGGACACCGGGGAAATTTTCTGCTTCGGTTGTGTCGAGGGAGAGAATTTTTCCATGAGCGATCGGGCTACGCAGAATAAACCCTTGCAACATTCCGGAAAGCCGGACATCTGAACCGTATTGAGCCCGCCCGGTCACTTTGTCCGCCCCATCATGGCGAACTGGACGAGTTCCGATCACCTGATACTCGTGAATGTGGTGCTTAAGGGTGATTGAACCGTGACTTTCCGACATCATTACGCTCCTGAGCTGAATTTCGATGCTCTGTTTGTATGCCGAACTGGCAAGCCACGCAAGCAATCAGGAGAAAGTGATCTGAAACGACTCCATTTAACACAGAATTTTCATGGAACACCGCCCAAAATTGCGGGAATCGCTGCGATTCACTCGATTTGCAATCACACTGTCAGATTGCCTGGCACACGCCATCGCCTGCCGACCTGGCGAGAG from Thalassoglobus polymorphus includes the following:
- a CDS encoding DUF6798 domain-containing protein; its protein translation is MSLSTPKTEPHSPALAGVGFWSALLCAYGLLVLFSLLRVPIPGVNEPHYLCKAKHFWDPSWCSRDIFLTSSNPHLVFYATFGWLTKYFSLDTTAVMARVIGLVPLAVGWHLLCVRLSQSAWTSVVSLSIFFVLQSAGNWSGEWLVGGIESKVIAYGLLFWAISQVIILRFPSSALLAGLAISFHPVVGVWGTLATVMATFGFVLLSDKENIRKNVPGVKVWGLSMFLFLVAASPGLISAGMAVLNDDQEASRIATVLQVGHRLSHHLDPMKFPKVAYRYFAAMIFVWILFIPKREVRESDRWWNLLILSSLIIAACGVWIGWGPRPIKEMPGYVWRISALKFYPFRLADLMVPVALSIAVGKSFLSWIKKKFASPAKQTGSVICCTLLLTWSGLVIPGSEQNPSKMSVSKRQNWIEACQWIDDNTEKSALVYSFGNQWAVKWYCDRAEYVNYKDCPQDAKSIIAWNRRRWAIVLWKKQSFLDGRISSEELQELTKITEATIFICERLGPIDQKPDFQNSDFRVYVTGTDSSLAE
- a CDS encoding amidohydrolase codes for the protein MNQICLSLSLFLVSCLPVYAAAPDIVFVNGKIVTVDDDFSIAEAFAIEDDRIVGVGSNADILKLKTETSKVVDLQGRTVLPGLIDSHVHPTGASMFEFDHPVPVMETMDDVLQYIRERTQVVEKGKWISLSQVFITRLREQRYPTRAELDEAAPDHPVYFRTGPDAALNSLALAANKIDKEFKVPEGNGAIVERDESGEPTGVIRKAGSLVKRGETGEKKPTDIDRKNRLKELLADYNKVGLTSISDRNTSASGMGLYQELKGAGELTCRVYAYRAFSASGTSESIADRMKRLADDPLHAYNNMLWSRGIKLFLDGGMLTGSAYMREPWGVSEIYSITDPNYRGTKYIEADRLYEIAKLALENDLQITAHSVGDGAVHALVDAYERVNSDDFPVRDGRPCITHCNFMSADAIDRMAKIGIVADLQPAWLLLDGATLQKQFGDKRTEYFQPYQTLFQKNVVVGGGSDHMQKIGGLRSVNPYNPFLGMWITLTRQPRWTDQPLHPEQRINREQAIRLYTINNAYLTFEEKEKGSLESGKLADFIILKQDILECRVEEIKEIEVKETWLGGKRVY
- a CDS encoding RNA polymerase subunit sigma, coding for MSGPIVRTGATPEYWDNWDQIFGKKKKKAATKKKAAAKPAAEKPAKAQKKKPAKKKAKKK
- a CDS encoding xanthine dehydrogenase family protein molybdopterin-binding subunit; translation: MMSESHGSITLKHHIHEYQVIGTRPVRHDGADKVTGRAQYGSDVRLSGMLQGFILRSPIAHGKILSLDTTEAENFPGVHAVVTGADLPAASDRVAELGEGSVNLRHLSANVLAKDKVLYQGHAIAAVAADNIHIAEEAAKLIKIEFEKLPVELDVRHAMQTDAAVLNDDVRTVEFGETIFDSPTNVAAKYVYEQGDPEDAFSKADVVIEKEFRTATVHQGYIEPHTSTALWHGDGRCTVWTSTQGAFSVRHQLAELLEIPLTWIKVVPTEIGGGFGGKISVYEQPVALLLSKKSSRPVQVTMNRTDVFQATGPTPGSYIRVKLGADSNGKLIAADAYLAYEAGAYPGSPVNAGCMCILACYDIPNARVEGYDVCVNKPRTNAYRAPGSTNAAFAVEAVVDEIAEKLSVDPLQFRIDNAAKEGTRRPDGVVYPKIGLVECLEAIRDSDHYKSKLEGPNRGRGVGSGFWFNAGLKSSVTVNVNSDGRVSLIEGSTDIGGTRTSLSMQLAETLGIAAEDVQPIVADTDSVGYTDVTGGSRVTLATGMAVHEAGLKIRDQMCERAARIWECDVTDVRYEDDGTIAGPDGKQMSFVELANKIIATGESITASASISAPASSNAFGVHCADIEVDPDTGKVEILRYTAAQDAGTAIHPAYVEGQIQGGVAQGVGWGLNEEYVYNKDGLLMNANFLDYRMPTCFDLPNIDAIIVEVPNPDHPYGVRGVGEVPICPPPATLNAAIHNAVGVRMNELPMSPPRVLHELLKNS